One genomic window of Gossypium hirsutum isolate 1008001.06 chromosome D11, Gossypium_hirsutum_v2.1, whole genome shotgun sequence includes the following:
- the LOC107911399 gene encoding zinc finger protein ZAT9, producing MAFIVDQQSEFKYFCKICNKRFGCGRALGGHMRAHGIGDESRFIDDDDLASDWEDKLLEGNVVPPNNERMYRLRTNPNRLKSCRVCENCGKEFFSWKSFLEHGKCSSRPGDIAESLVSSQGSEGDDDGITRRGSSGYFSKRKRSLRSEVGNFNAFSSPSSEEEDLANCLMMLSNATVVPLVTEPEESCTSASKEEERRNTMNFITHPAIACRPRVPTDKAKGLFECKACKKVFNSHQALGGHRASHKKVKGCFAARVDDSLADEDHHGFFLKKPTSTFRFDDTLASTSKKKSKVHECSICHRVFSSGQALGGHKRCHWITSNSPVETSSLGKFHQLQHQVEQIQQTQRPNFVDDSEPLDLNLPAPVDELVRRNHIHPSSFDVSTKIYLQPCSGIDATEKEDNQNHLQVDNTNNNCSNSKQNEEDKAKSKVKLAKLSELKDINMSGGSSPWLQVGIGSDP from the coding sequence atggCTTTTATAGTGGATCAACAATCAGAGTTCAAATACTTTTGTAAAATTTGCAACAAACGATTTGGGTGTGGGAGAGCACTTGGTGGGCATATGAGGGCGCATGGAATAGGCGACGAGAGCCGCTTCATCGATGACGATGATCTTGCTAGTGATTGGGAAGATAAATTATTAGAAGGGAACGTTGTGCCACCTAACAACGAGCGCATGTACAGATTAAGAACAAACCCTAATCGATTAAAGAGCTGTAGGGTTTGTGAGAATTGTGGCAAGGAGTTCTTTTCATGGAAATCTTTTCTGGAGCATGGAAAATGTAGCTCCAGGCCTGGGGATATTGCTGAATCTCTTGTTTCCTCACAAGGGTCAGAAGGTGACGATGATGGCATCACAAGGAGAGGCTCCTCTGGTTATTTCTCTAAAAGGAAAAGATCATTGAGAAGTGAAGTTGGTAATTTCAACGCCTTCAGTTCTCCATCAAGCGAAGAGGAAGATCTTGCTAATTGCTTGATGATGTTATCTAATGCAACCGTTGTCCCTTTAGTTACCGAGCCTGAAGAATCTTGTACTTCTGCCAGCAAAGAAGAGGAGAGAAGGAATACGATGAATTTCATCACTCATCCTGCCATTGCATGTAGACCTAGGGTACCTACGGACAAGGCCAAAGGGCTGTTTGAGTGCAAAGCATGCAAGAAAGTGTTCAATTCCCATCAAGCACTGGGCGGACATAGAGCTAGCCACAAGAAAGTTAAGGGATGTTTCGCAGCCCGAGTTGATGATAGTTTAGCTGATGAAGACCACCATGGGTTTTTCCTTAAGAAACCAACATCAACGTTTCGGTTTGATGATACATTGGCCTCCACAtccaaaaagaaatcaaaagtacATGAATGTTCAATATGTCACCGTGTTTTTTCATCGGGACAAGCATTGGGAGGGCATAAAAGATGTCATTGGATCACTTCAAATTCACCTGTTGAGACTTCCTCCTTGGGTAAGTTTCATCAGCTTCAACACCAGGTGGAGCAGATTCAGCAAACCCAAAGACCAAATTTTGTTGACGATTCTGAGCCGCTCGATCTCAATCTTCCTGCTCCAGTTGATGAGCTTGTACGGCGGAACCACATCCATCCATCGAGTTTTGATGTTTCTACAAAAATCTATTTGCAGCCTTGCAGTGGCATTGATGCCACAGAAAAGGAAGATAATCAAAACCATCTGCAAGTCGACAATACTAACAACAACTGTAGTAACTCTAAGCAAAATGAGGAAGACAAGGCAAAGAGTAAGGTGAAGTTGGCAAAACTAAGTGAACTAAAGGACATCAATATGAGCGGAGGTTCATCTCCATGGCTGCAAGTTGGGATTGGTTCTGACCCTTAA